In Gloeomargarita sp. SKYB120, a genomic segment contains:
- a CDS encoding DUF2949 domain-containing protein — protein sequence MVSGRDERLIRFLREELAVSAASIEMALRREDSGQGPLPIVLWRYGLISLDELDRVFAWLDTVDATG from the coding sequence ATGGTATCGGGACGGGATGAGCGGTTAATTCGCTTTTTACGGGAGGAGCTAGCGGTGTCAGCGGCTTCGATTGAGATGGCGCTGCGGCGGGAGGATTCGGGTCAAGGGCCGTTGCCGATTGTGCTGTGGCGGTATGGGTTAATCAGTTTGGATGAATTGGACCGGGTGTTTGCCTGGCTGGATACAGTAGATGCCACTGGTTAA